Proteins encoded in a region of the Coffea eugenioides isolate CCC68of chromosome 4, Ceug_1.0, whole genome shotgun sequence genome:
- the LOC113767719 gene encoding regulator of telomere elongation helicase 1 homolog isoform X1 yields MPTYNLRGINVDFPYEAYDCQLVYMEKVIQALQTKSNALLESPTGTGKTLCLLCATLAWRKSLGGFSRGRSERSSQLSSQDPDESSRESQSSKLPTIIYTSRTHSQLRQVIQELKSTNYRPKMVVLGSREQLCIHEKVRSLHGKAQTNACHALCKKRKKHYCAHFSRVSEFLRSNPGLGDEPVDIEDLVNIGRSCGPCPYYLSRELHKVVDILFTPYNYLIDRGYRKTLNIEWQNSVLIFDEAHNLEGLCADAASFDLPSSLLSACISEAKSCVDLSISRRDKSNDKSCKPDNFAILRALLLKLEKRIAEVPIDSKELGFTKPGPYIYELLADLNVTTKTATMLIDIIDEAVLLLEEDANISDDGGQKTKGTVCRLESMGDIFKLIFRDNYSHANNYRVHVQEVEGSTLDAFKGKTSRILSWWCFNPGIAMEEFSRFGVRSIVLTSGTLSPMDSFAEELKLEFPIRLENPHVITENQIWAGVVPAGPSGYAFNSSYRSRDSLEYKQELGNAIVNFARIVPNGLLVFFPSYYLLDQCIGCWKTMGHTNLSNSSTIWERICKHKLPVVEPRQSSLFPMSIEDYMTKLKDKSASGAVFFAVCRGKVSEGLDFADHAGRAVVITGIPFATRTDPKVRLKREYLDEHAQLQQLGQKNSQALTGEEWYSQQASRAVNQAVGRVIRHRHDYGAIIFCDERFSNSNRQSQMSLWMQPHVKCYSKFGDVVFTLTRFFRDGGICGPTKLELTRNSCQGNVESSQPLDKLHSDKLLTTDTSCTVVSVSSPKKRGTSLSHLTEVVPANRSSLTSHKLNIGLKLSSNANLLSHLSTNMQCSFKDAVGSTNYDLSGTKSGQCIAPCSLKKPRLVITGHEQTESFEKSDEPSCSRENSHATSYSTGFLKNEKLQWFNDRSKQNAQDSRRLLESEVKVKIMTSTSIDPKDKEKNSASTASNDEERKGSAFLIQVQEKLTDAEYKEFVSFMKALKSKAMKIGHVLESIARLFSLPDRLPLLHGFKDYIPAKYHSMYDHHVQANQNVAGL; encoded by the exons ATGCCAACATACAACTTAAGAGGGATCAATGTGGACTTTCCATACGAGGCATACGATTGCCAGCTCGTTTACATGGAAAAAGTCATTCAAGCTCTTCAAACT AAATCTAATGCACTGCTAGAGAGCCCAACTGGAACTGGGAAGACCTTGTGTCTTCTCTGTGCTACATTGGCATGGAGAAAGAGCCTGGGTGGTTTCTCTAGAGGTAGAAGTGAAAGAAGTAGTCAACTTAGCAGTCAGGATCCAGATGAATCATCCAGGGAATCACAATCTTCAAAGTTGCCTACTATCATTTACACATCACGCACCCATAGCCAACTTCGTCAAGTAATTCAAGAGTTGAAAAGTACCAATTACAG GCCCAAAATGGTAGTTTTAGGATCTCGGGAGCAATTATGCATTCACGAAAAAGTTCGTTCACTTCATGGTAAAGCACAGACAAATGCTTGCCATGCCCTATGTAAAAAGCGCAAGAAGCATTATTGTGCCCATTTCTCTCGTGTTTCAG AATTCTTGAGGAGTAATCCTGGTCTAGGCGACGAACCTGTTGATATAGAAGACTTGGTCAATATTGGACGAAGTTGTGGACC GTGTCCTTATTATCTGTCAAGAGAGCTTCACAAGGTTGTTGACATCTTATTTACGCCTTACAACTATCTTATTGATCGTGGCTACAGAAAAACTTTGAACATTGAGTGGCAAAATAGTGTATTGATCTTTGATGAAGCACACAACTTG GAAGGATTGTGTGCTGATGCTGCCTCTTTTGATCTGCCCTCAAGCCTTCTGTCTGCTTGCATTTCTGAGGCAAAAAGTTGTGTGGACCTTTCAATTTCTCGGAGGGATAAGTCAAATGATAAATCTTGCAAACCAGATAATTTTGCTATTCTAAGAG CACTTCTTCTGAAGCTTGAGAAGAGAATTGCTGAAGTGCCTATAGATTCCAAAGAATTGGGGTTCACAAAACCTGGGCCCTACATCTATGAGCTGCTTGCTGATCTAAATGTCACGACAAAAACTGCCACCATGTTGATTGATATAATCGATGAAGCAGTACTACTTCTTGAGGAAG ATGCAAATATCTCTGACGATGGAGGCCAGAAGACAAAAGGGACTGTCTGCAGATTAGAAAGCATGGGGGatatatttaaattaatattCAGAGACAATTATAGTCATGCTAACAACTATCGT GTTCATGTTCAGGAAGTTGAAGGAAGTACATTAGATGCCTTTAAAG GCAAGACCTCAAGAATTCTTAGTTGGTGGTGTTTCAATCCGGGAATTGCAATGGAAGAATTCTCCAGATTTGGTGTTAGATCTATAGTTTTGACATCTGGCACATTATCGCCCATGGATTCATTTGCTGAAGAATTGAAACT GGAATTTCCCATTCGTTTGGAGAATCCTCATGTTATAACAGAAAATCAGATATGGGCAGGAGTTGTGCCAGCCGGTCCATCTGGTTATGCTTTTAACTCTTCTTATAGGAGTCGTGATTCGTTAGAATACAAACAAGAGCTTGGCAATGCCATTg TCAATTTTGCTCGAATTGTGCCCAATGGACTTCTCGTGTTTTTCCCATCTTACTACCTTTTGGACCAATGCATTGGGTGCTGGAAGACAATG GGTCATACAAATTTATCAAATTCTAGTACAATATGGGAGAGAATCTGCAAACATAAGCTTCCCGTTGTTGAACCTAGACAATCATCTCTTTTTCCAATGTCGATAGAA GACTATATGACCAAGCTGAAAGATAAATCAGCTTCTGGGGCTGTATTTTTTGCAGTTTGTCGTGGAAAG GTCAGTGAAGGGCTGGATTTTGCTGACCATGCTGGAAGAGCTGTGGTCATCACCGGCATACCATTTGCAACAAGGACTGATCCTAAG GTTCGTCTAAAACGCGAGTATTTGGATGAGCATGCCCAGTTGCAACAATTAGGACAAAAG AATTCACAGGCTCTGACTGGAGAAGAATGGTACAGCCAACAAGCATCTCGGGCTGTAAATCAGGCAGTTGGTCGTGTCATACGTCATCGGCATGATTATGGAGCAATTATATTTTGCGATGAAAG GTTCTCAAATTCAAATCGTCAATCCCAAATGTCACTTTGGATGCAGCCTCATGTCAAA TGTTACTCTAAATTCGGGGATGTAGTCTTTACATTGACTCGTTTTTTCCGCGATGGAGGAATTTGTGGTCCTACAAAGCTAGAATTGACCCGAAACAGCTGTCAAG GAAATGTGGAAAGCTCTCAGCCTTTGGACAAACTTCATTCTGACAAGCTTCTG ACCACAGATACAAGTTGCACTGTGGTTTCAGTATCATCTCCAAAGAAACGAGGCACAAGTCTTAGCCATCTGACAGAAGTAGTTCCTGCTAATCGTTCATCTTTGACGTCACACAAGCTAAATATTGGCTTAAAACTTTCCAGTAATGCAAATCTGTTAAGCCATTTGAGCACAAACATGCAATGTAGCTTTAAAGACGCCGTTGGTTCTACCAATTACGATTTGTCAGGCACAAAAAGTGGTCAATGCATTGCACCTTGTTCTCTGAAGAAACCTAGATTAGTAATCACAGGACATGAACAGACTGAAAGTTTTGAGAAGTCTGATGAGCCTTCCTGCTCCAGAGAAAACAGTCATGCGACAAGTTATTCGACtggttttttgaaaaatgagaaattaCAGTGGTTTAATGATAGAAGCAAGCAAAATGCGCAAGATAGCAGAAGGCTGCTTGAAAGTGAGGTGAAAGTGAAAATCATGACTAGCACGTCTATTGATCCAAAAGATAAGGAAAAGAACTCTGCCTCTACAGCGTCTAATGATGAAGAGAGAAAAGGATCAGCTTTTCTGATCCAG GTCCAAGAAAAGCTTACAGACGCAGAATACAAGGAATTTGTCAGCTTTATGAAGGCACTGAAGTCTAAAGCAATGAAAATTGGGCATGTTTTGGAATCCATTGCGAGGTTATTTTCTCTTCCAGATAGGCTTCCTCTTTTACACGG ATTCAAAGATTACATTCCCGCAAAGTACCATTCCATGTATGATCACCATGTGCAGGCTAATCAGAATGTTGCTGGTCTTTGA
- the LOC113767719 gene encoding regulator of telomere elongation helicase 1 homolog isoform X2, translated as MPTYNLRGINVDFPYEAYDCQLVYMEKVIQALQTKSNALLESPTGTGKTLCLLCATLAWRKSLGGFSRGRSERSSQLSSQDPDESSRESQSSKLPTIIYTSRTHSQLRQVIQELKSTNYRPKMVVLGSREQLCIHEKVRSLHGKAQTNACHALCKKRKKHYCAHFSRVSEFLRSNPGLGDEPVDIEDLVNIGRSCGPCPYYLSRELHKVVDILFTPYNYLIDRGYRKTLNIEWQNSVLIFDEAHNLEGLCADAASFDLPSSLLSACISEAKSCVDLSISRRDKSNDKSCKPDNFAILRALLLKLEKRIAEVPIDSKELGFTKPGPYIYELLADLNVTTKTATMLIDIIDEAVLLLEEDANISDDGGQKTKGTVCRLESMGDIFKLIFRDNYSHANNYRVHVQEVEGSTLDAFKGKTSRILSWWCFNPGIAMEEFSRFGVRSIVLTSGTLSPMDSFAEELKLEFPIRLENPHVITENQIWAGVVPAGPSGYAFNSSYRSRDSLEYKQELGNAIVNFARIVPNGLLVFFPSYYLLDQCIGCWKTMGHTNLSNSSTIWERICKHKLPVVEPRQSSLFPMSIEDYMTKLKDKSASGAVFFAVCRGKVSEGLDFADHAGRAVVITGIPFATRTDPKVRLKREYLDEHAQLQQLGQKALTGEEWYSQQASRAVNQAVGRVIRHRHDYGAIIFCDERFSNSNRQSQMSLWMQPHVKCYSKFGDVVFTLTRFFRDGGICGPTKLELTRNSCQGNVESSQPLDKLHSDKLLTTDTSCTVVSVSSPKKRGTSLSHLTEVVPANRSSLTSHKLNIGLKLSSNANLLSHLSTNMQCSFKDAVGSTNYDLSGTKSGQCIAPCSLKKPRLVITGHEQTESFEKSDEPSCSRENSHATSYSTGFLKNEKLQWFNDRSKQNAQDSRRLLESEVKVKIMTSTSIDPKDKEKNSASTASNDEERKGSAFLIQVQEKLTDAEYKEFVSFMKALKSKAMKIGHVLESIARLFSLPDRLPLLHGFKDYIPAKYHSMYDHHVQANQNVAGL; from the exons ATGCCAACATACAACTTAAGAGGGATCAATGTGGACTTTCCATACGAGGCATACGATTGCCAGCTCGTTTACATGGAAAAAGTCATTCAAGCTCTTCAAACT AAATCTAATGCACTGCTAGAGAGCCCAACTGGAACTGGGAAGACCTTGTGTCTTCTCTGTGCTACATTGGCATGGAGAAAGAGCCTGGGTGGTTTCTCTAGAGGTAGAAGTGAAAGAAGTAGTCAACTTAGCAGTCAGGATCCAGATGAATCATCCAGGGAATCACAATCTTCAAAGTTGCCTACTATCATTTACACATCACGCACCCATAGCCAACTTCGTCAAGTAATTCAAGAGTTGAAAAGTACCAATTACAG GCCCAAAATGGTAGTTTTAGGATCTCGGGAGCAATTATGCATTCACGAAAAAGTTCGTTCACTTCATGGTAAAGCACAGACAAATGCTTGCCATGCCCTATGTAAAAAGCGCAAGAAGCATTATTGTGCCCATTTCTCTCGTGTTTCAG AATTCTTGAGGAGTAATCCTGGTCTAGGCGACGAACCTGTTGATATAGAAGACTTGGTCAATATTGGACGAAGTTGTGGACC GTGTCCTTATTATCTGTCAAGAGAGCTTCACAAGGTTGTTGACATCTTATTTACGCCTTACAACTATCTTATTGATCGTGGCTACAGAAAAACTTTGAACATTGAGTGGCAAAATAGTGTATTGATCTTTGATGAAGCACACAACTTG GAAGGATTGTGTGCTGATGCTGCCTCTTTTGATCTGCCCTCAAGCCTTCTGTCTGCTTGCATTTCTGAGGCAAAAAGTTGTGTGGACCTTTCAATTTCTCGGAGGGATAAGTCAAATGATAAATCTTGCAAACCAGATAATTTTGCTATTCTAAGAG CACTTCTTCTGAAGCTTGAGAAGAGAATTGCTGAAGTGCCTATAGATTCCAAAGAATTGGGGTTCACAAAACCTGGGCCCTACATCTATGAGCTGCTTGCTGATCTAAATGTCACGACAAAAACTGCCACCATGTTGATTGATATAATCGATGAAGCAGTACTACTTCTTGAGGAAG ATGCAAATATCTCTGACGATGGAGGCCAGAAGACAAAAGGGACTGTCTGCAGATTAGAAAGCATGGGGGatatatttaaattaatattCAGAGACAATTATAGTCATGCTAACAACTATCGT GTTCATGTTCAGGAAGTTGAAGGAAGTACATTAGATGCCTTTAAAG GCAAGACCTCAAGAATTCTTAGTTGGTGGTGTTTCAATCCGGGAATTGCAATGGAAGAATTCTCCAGATTTGGTGTTAGATCTATAGTTTTGACATCTGGCACATTATCGCCCATGGATTCATTTGCTGAAGAATTGAAACT GGAATTTCCCATTCGTTTGGAGAATCCTCATGTTATAACAGAAAATCAGATATGGGCAGGAGTTGTGCCAGCCGGTCCATCTGGTTATGCTTTTAACTCTTCTTATAGGAGTCGTGATTCGTTAGAATACAAACAAGAGCTTGGCAATGCCATTg TCAATTTTGCTCGAATTGTGCCCAATGGACTTCTCGTGTTTTTCCCATCTTACTACCTTTTGGACCAATGCATTGGGTGCTGGAAGACAATG GGTCATACAAATTTATCAAATTCTAGTACAATATGGGAGAGAATCTGCAAACATAAGCTTCCCGTTGTTGAACCTAGACAATCATCTCTTTTTCCAATGTCGATAGAA GACTATATGACCAAGCTGAAAGATAAATCAGCTTCTGGGGCTGTATTTTTTGCAGTTTGTCGTGGAAAG GTCAGTGAAGGGCTGGATTTTGCTGACCATGCTGGAAGAGCTGTGGTCATCACCGGCATACCATTTGCAACAAGGACTGATCCTAAG GTTCGTCTAAAACGCGAGTATTTGGATGAGCATGCCCAGTTGCAACAATTAGGACAAAAG GCTCTGACTGGAGAAGAATGGTACAGCCAACAAGCATCTCGGGCTGTAAATCAGGCAGTTGGTCGTGTCATACGTCATCGGCATGATTATGGAGCAATTATATTTTGCGATGAAAG GTTCTCAAATTCAAATCGTCAATCCCAAATGTCACTTTGGATGCAGCCTCATGTCAAA TGTTACTCTAAATTCGGGGATGTAGTCTTTACATTGACTCGTTTTTTCCGCGATGGAGGAATTTGTGGTCCTACAAAGCTAGAATTGACCCGAAACAGCTGTCAAG GAAATGTGGAAAGCTCTCAGCCTTTGGACAAACTTCATTCTGACAAGCTTCTG ACCACAGATACAAGTTGCACTGTGGTTTCAGTATCATCTCCAAAGAAACGAGGCACAAGTCTTAGCCATCTGACAGAAGTAGTTCCTGCTAATCGTTCATCTTTGACGTCACACAAGCTAAATATTGGCTTAAAACTTTCCAGTAATGCAAATCTGTTAAGCCATTTGAGCACAAACATGCAATGTAGCTTTAAAGACGCCGTTGGTTCTACCAATTACGATTTGTCAGGCACAAAAAGTGGTCAATGCATTGCACCTTGTTCTCTGAAGAAACCTAGATTAGTAATCACAGGACATGAACAGACTGAAAGTTTTGAGAAGTCTGATGAGCCTTCCTGCTCCAGAGAAAACAGTCATGCGACAAGTTATTCGACtggttttttgaaaaatgagaaattaCAGTGGTTTAATGATAGAAGCAAGCAAAATGCGCAAGATAGCAGAAGGCTGCTTGAAAGTGAGGTGAAAGTGAAAATCATGACTAGCACGTCTATTGATCCAAAAGATAAGGAAAAGAACTCTGCCTCTACAGCGTCTAATGATGAAGAGAGAAAAGGATCAGCTTTTCTGATCCAG GTCCAAGAAAAGCTTACAGACGCAGAATACAAGGAATTTGTCAGCTTTATGAAGGCACTGAAGTCTAAAGCAATGAAAATTGGGCATGTTTTGGAATCCATTGCGAGGTTATTTTCTCTTCCAGATAGGCTTCCTCTTTTACACGG ATTCAAAGATTACATTCCCGCAAAGTACCATTCCATGTATGATCACCATGTGCAGGCTAATCAGAATGTTGCTGGTCTTTGA